In Theileria equi strain WA chromosome 4 map unlocalized gcontig_1105316255033, whole genome shotgun sequence, the following are encoded in one genomic region:
- a CDS encoding hypothetical protein (encoded by transcript BEWA_015170A) yields the protein MDKCEDSPQENGFNKSIFVRLAAEKFFKKDSESQEQDEVSIETKEQETKHSNCIDWEDRNYPKFIKLVHYDIKDINEEHQRIMKHVHKSCFLYFVPFSLNLLTTIILAVSLFTLNSVV from the exons ATGGATAAGTGCGAGGATAGTCCACAAGAAAACGGATTTAACAAGTCCATTTTTGTCCGACTTGCGGCTGAAAAATTCTTTAAGAAGGATTCCGAATCGcaagaacaagatgaagTTTCCATAGAAACAAAGGAGCAAGAAACCAAACATAGTAATTGCATAGATTGGGAAGATCGAAATTATCCAAAG TTCATAAAATTGGTTCATTATGATATCAAAGATATAAATGAAGAGCACCAAAGGATAATGAAACATGTTCATAAATCGTGTTTCCTTTATTTTGTACCATTTTCACTCAATCTTTTGACAACGATCATTTTGGCTGTAAGTTTATTCACTTTAAATTCAGTGGTATAG
- a CDS encoding conserved hypothetical protein (encoded by transcript BEWA_015180A): protein MSIFLSRLLYHHKYAAPPGPKLEALRSAIISKLQPICFYVKNDPNYATYVHDEHFYGILCSPMFEGKSYAEINQMIEKILEPLELKGRVRLNCQPPSRYHKLKRHIRWRWNLE, encoded by the exons ATGAGTATTTTTTTGTCCAGATTGTTATATCATCATAAGTACGCAGCGCCGCCTGGACCTAAATTAGAGGCCCTGCGCTCTGCGATAATCTCTAAATTACAGCCCATTTGTTTCTATGTAAAAAATGATCCGAACTATGCAACATATGTTCATGATGAACATTTTTAT GGAATACTTTGTTCTCCCATGTTTGAAGGTAAAAGTTACGCTGAAATCAATCAGATGATCGAGAAAATCCTGGAGCCCTTAG AACTTAAAGGTCGTGTGCGATTAAATTGTCAACCACCTTCACGATACCAT AAGCTAAAACGTCACATTAGATGGAGATGGAATCTCGAGTGA
- a CDS encoding cysteine protease (encoded by transcript BEWA_015190A): MVAVVSTSPNERLIENRVDDDVELNDESASPISLYTRFFAKKRTVIFASTLALLLLVLASTLTGVFVARHRAVVAFRENLTNHLNEKFTLIEPEERAAYVAELTDLFRNGYITDDHVAEFEALIEFVEFNKVYSRKHADADERRVRFLAFRDNYNAVKAQTGEESYEKGINQFSDMTKEEFERRFPAITIPETFDTFQTNAHLLSYNKAADPVYVEKLRIAKGLNSEISYVPSVDGEDLDWRRCGGVSKVKDQGNCGSCWAFAAVGSVESLYLIHKGETLDLSEQELVNCETHSHGCDGGFSDSALRYIKVHGLSSSSDVPYFAKNEVCYSVSRSKTYIDAVSIMKGDEILNKSLVLSPTVVFIAASEELTTYKSGIYNGSCSDQLNHAVLLVGEGHDEVTGKRYWIIKNSWGPNWGENGFLRLERTFEGTDKCGVLEAGMNPILN, encoded by the coding sequence ATGGTAGCTGTTGTCTCTACTAGTCCCAACGAGAGGTTGATTGAGAACCGCGTTGATGATGACGTTGAATTGAATGATGAGTCCGCTTCTCCTATTTCTCTCTATACCCGTTTTTTTGCCAAGAAGCGCACTGTGATCTTTGCTTCTACTCTTGCTTTGCTTTTGCTTGTCTTGGCTTCTACTCTCACTGGCGTTTTCGTTGCTCGTCACAGGGCAGTTGTTGCCTTCAGGGAGAATCTTACCAACCACTTGAACGAGAAATTCACTCTTATTGAACCAGAGGAGCGTGCTGCTTATGTTGCTGAATTGACCGACTTGTTCAGAAACGGTTACATCACTGACGATCATGTTGCTGAATTCGAAGCTTTGATCGAGTTTGTTGAGTTCAACAAGGTTTACTCTCGCAAACATGCTGATGCCGATGAGCGCCGTGTTCGTTTCTTGGCCTTCCGTGACAACTACAACGCTGTCAAGGCCCAGACTGGTGAAGAATCTTACGAGAAGGGTATCAACCAATTCAGTGATATGACCAAGGAGGAGTTCGAGCGCAGATTCCCTGCCATCACTATTCCTGAGACTTTTGACACCTTCCAGACCAATGCTCATCTTTTGTCCTACAACAAGGCTGCTGATCCAGTTTACGTTGAGAAGCTCAGAATTGCCAAGGGCCTCAATTCTGAGATCTCCTATGTTCCTTCTGTTGATGGTGAGGATTTGGATTGGAGACGTTGCGGTGGTGTTTCCAAGGTCAAGGACCAAGGCAACTGCGGCTCCTGCTGGGCTTTTGCCGCTGTTGGATCTGTTGAAAGTTTGTACTTGATCCACAAGGGTGAGACTCTTGACTTGAGTGAACAAGAATTGGTCAACTGCGAAACCCATAGCCATGGCTGTGATGGTGGATTCAGCGATAGCGCCTTGAGGTACATCAAGGTTCATGGTTTGAGCAGCTCATCCGATGTCCCCTACTTTGCCAAGAATGAAGTCTGCTACTCTGTTTCTAGAAGCAAGACCTACATTGATGCCGTCTCTATCATGAAGGGCGATGAGATCCTTAACAAGTCTCTTGTCCTCTCCCCAACCGTTGTTTTCATTGCTGCTTCTGAGGAGTTGACCACCTACAAGAGCGGTATCTACAACGGCTCATGCTCTGATCAGCTTAACCACGCTGTTTTGTTGGTTGGTGAGGGTCATGATGAGGTCACTGGCAAGCGCTACTGGATCATCAAGAACTCTTGGGGACCAAACTGGGGAGAGAACGGTTTCTTGAGACTCGAACGTACCTTTGAAGGCACTGACAAGTGTGGCGTTCTTGAGGCCGGTATGAACCCAATTTTAAACTAA